CGGCCACCAGCCACGCGTCGAGGGCCAACTCGCTCGGGTCGGACCAGGCCCGTTCCGGCAGCCGCTCCGACCCGATCTCCCAGCGTGCGCGAGCACTGCGGCGTTCGTCGATCACCACGTTGCGTGCGACGGTGTAGAGCCACGCGCGGGCGCCCGTCACACCCTGTTCTAGCACTTTCGGATTGCGCCACGCGCGCAGCAGGGTTTCCTGCACCACGTCGCGGGACAGCTCGTCGTCCCCCGTCAGCCGACGCACGTACCGCCACAGCGCAGGAGCGTGCTCGTCGTGGAGAGCACGCAGCAATGTCGTGTGACTGTCCTTGATGGCGCACCTCCTCGGCTAGTCGTGGAACAGCGGTTCCCTGGTGGCGCCGGAGAGGGTCCTGCTGGGGAACGCGGGCGCGCGCTTGGCGAGGAAGGCCCCGGTCCCCTCGCGCATGTCGTCGGCGGTGAACGCCTCGCGGAAGGCGTCCAGTTCGACGGCCAGCCCGGCCTCGACGGTCCGGCCGCCGGCGCCGTTGACCGCGGCCTTGGCCAGCGACACCGCCGTCGCCGAGTTGCCCGCGATCCGGCCGAGCACCTCGCGTGCGGCGGTCAGCATCTCATCGCGCCCGTCGAACACCGCGTTGACCAGTCCCAGCCGCTGGGCCTCCAGCGCGTCGACGTGCCTGCCGGTGTAGATCAGCTCGCGGGCGACGGCCGGTCCGACCAGGCGTTGGAGCCGGACGCACCCACCGAACCCCGGGACGAGGCCGAGCAGGACCTCCGGCTGGCCGAACACCGAACGGCGGGTGGCGTAGGCGAAGTCGCACGCCAGCACCATTTCGCAGCCGCCACCGAGCGCGTAGCCGTCCACGCACGCGACGACCGGGCACGGAACTTCCTCCAGCAGCAGGGTGACCCGCTGCCCGAGGCGCCCGAACCGCTCGCCTTCGGCCGGTGTCATCGCGGCCATCTCCCGGATGTCGGCGCCGGCGATGAAAGCGGGACCGGGCGCGCCGGTCAGCATGATGCCGGCCGGTGCGCGGCCACCGGGGCGTGCGCCGCCGACGAGCACACCGGACAGGAAGTGGTCGAGTTCGGCGAGGACCCGGACGGACAGCGCGTTGCGCGCCGACGGCCGGGACACGGTGACCGTCGTGATGCCGGCCTCTTCTTCGACGAGCAAGGTCGAGTAGTCCACGGAAGGCTCCTCACGAGTCCCAGATGGCGCCGAACGCGGGCACTCCCCGCGCCTCCAACTCCTCCACGACGTGCCACGTCGTCTTCTTGTTCGAGATGCAGATCACCGCTTCCGCGTCGAACTCCCGGCAGGCGCGCAGCGCCAGTTCGACCAAGTCGGGCTTGCCCTGCCCGACCGTGTCCCAGACCAGCGCATCCGGTTGCACGGCTTCGATCTCGTCCACGAGCTCGTCGCCGTAGGTGGCGCGTGGCGTGCGGGTGGACCACACCAGGCGCGACGGCGTCTCCTGCGACAGCAGGTGCGGCAGGCACGGCCCGATACCGCTGCCGGTGGCCACCCACACGACCCGGGTGAAGAGCTTGTCGATGTTGCCCACGCCCGCGGTGGGGACGCCCTTGACCCACAGGTGCGTAGGCATGTCGTCGATCAGCCTGCCGGTCCAGTCGCCCGCCCGGGAGATGGTCAGCCGGAACCCGGCGCGGCCCGGCGCAGGCACGTTGGCGAACGAGTGCCACTCCAGCAGCGGGTGGCGGCTCACCGCCGTGGAGGAACCCGCGAACGGCGTGACGCCGTAGTCGAACGACACCAGGGCGACGTGCTTGGACGGTCGGACGATCCGCACCGGCACCCGGCGCAGCCGCGTCCACGGCAGGACGACGCTCGCCACCACCAGCAGGAGCAGCCAGAACTGGAGGGAGCCGACGAACCCGGGTTGGCGGGAGGAGTGGACGGCGAACAGCGCGAGCACGGTCCAGCCGGCGAACCGGTGCACTCGCTCGAACACGTCGTGCCGCCGTGCCCGCAAGGTCGGCAGGGCGAACACGACCATCGCGACGAGCAGCCCGAGGATCGTCCACGTGAGCGGGTCGGCCAGGGCCCAGGCCAGCACGGCGAACCACGTGGTGGCGCAGAGTGCGGCACCGACGTGCAGGCCGCCGAAGTGGTAGACCTTGCCCAGCGTCCAGCGGACCCGCAGCGGCCAGGTCGTCGGCGCGCTGGTCGCGACCCGGAACAGCAGGTTGATCACGTGCTGCTGGCGGATCAGGACGGCGAGGGCGACGTTCGCCACGACCGCGTCTGAGAGCGCTCCCACCGACTCGATGCCGAACGCCGCGACGGCGTTGATCACGACCACCAGGGCGACGAGTCGGTTGTGGTGGGTGAACGGGCGGCGTCGGAGCGCGAGTGCGAGTCTGGTCTTGAGATGGGTGGACGGCTGGTCGGTGCGCGTGGTGCTCATGCGACCGGCACCAGCGAGGCCAGCGCGGCACGGTCCACTTTGCCCCGTTCGGTCACCGGCAGGTCGTCCACCGCGAGAACCCGTGACGGCACGCAGTAGTACGGCAAGCGGCGGGCGACGGCGTCCTTGGCGTCGCAAGGCGAGACGGTGGCGGGACTGACGAAACCGACGAGTTCGCCGTCGTGCAGAACGGCCGTGGCGCGGACACAGCCCGGGGCCGTCTCCAGGGCCGACGTGATGCCGTCCAGCTCGACCCGGAAGCCGCGGACCTTGACCTGGTCGTCCGTGCGGCCGTGGTGCTCCAGCTCGCCGTCGGGTGTCCAGCGGCCCAGGTCGCGGGTGCGGAACATCAGGTGGTCGCCGCCGCGGAACGGGTCGGGGCGGTACCGCTGGGCGGTCAGCACGTCGTTGCCCAGGTAGCCCGCCGTGACGCAGGCGCCGCCCGCCCACATCTCGCCGACCTCGCCGATCCGGCACGGCCGCAGGTTCTCGTCGAGCACGTAGACCGACGTGTTGGGCACCGGCCGGCCGATGGTCAGCCCACCCGCGGCCGAGTCGTAGCGCTGCACCGTGTTGACGATGGCGACTTCCGTGGGGCCGCAGGCGTTGTGGAACGCGGCGCGGGCGGACCAGGCGTCGGCCAGCGGTTGGGGGCAGCGTTCCCCGGCGACCGCGACCACGCGCACGTCCGGACAGCCATCGGGGTCCACTGTGGACAGAACGCTGGGAGTGGCGATGAGGACGGTGGCGGTTTCCGCCGTCCGTGCCGGGTCTTGACCGCGGATGACGCAGGTCGCGCCGTGGGTCAGCGCGCCGAAGACCTCCCACACCGCCATGTCGAACGCGATGTTGAGCAGTTGCGCGACCCGGTCGCCCGGTCGGATGCCCAGCGAGCCCGGTTCGGTGAGCAGGACGTTGCACAGGTTCCCGTGGGTCACCAGGACGCCGTTGGGGACGCCGGTCGTGCCGGAGGTGAAGATGACGACGGCGGTCTCGCCGTTGGCCGCCGGGCGGGGTGCGGGCGCTTCGCGGTCCGGGAGGGTGTCGAGCACCAGGACCGTGGCCGCGGTGACGGCGGACGAGTGTTCCTTCGTGGTGATCACGACGTCGATGTCCGCGGTGCGCATGACGTGGTCGAGGTGGTGCCGCGGCGTGATCCGCACGTCCTGCGGCACGTAGGCGGCGCCGGCCTTCAGCACCGCCAGCATGCCCACGACCATCGGGATCGAGCGGGTCAGGAACAACCCGACGTGATCACCGGGGCGCACGCCCGCGTCGACGAGGGCGGCCGCGACGACGTTCGCGCGGTGGTCGAGTTCGCCGTAGGTGACGCAGTTGCCCTCGTGCTCGACCGCCCGCGCGCCCGGCGACCGTGCCGCGTGGACTTCGAACGCGTGGTGGATCCGCTGGAACGGCGGTGTGACGCTCGGTCCGTGGCCGAACCGCCGGAACAGCGGACGATCATCCGGGGGCAGGCCTGATAAGGGGTTGGGCTCGGTCATGGCCGTCACAGGTCTTGCACCTCTCGTCCAGCCGGACACGGTCACCCGGTCTGAACGAGACAGCCCCATCAGCCGTTCAAGCTGCGCCCAAAAATGTTTGAAATTTCTCCAAGTTTTCCGACGAGCGCCCGGACCTCGGTGTCGAACACACCGGCCCGGCGCATCGAACACCGAGGACCGGCGTATCGAGCACTCAGGACATTCGAGTCGAACGCTCCGGATGCGACAGTCGAACGGACCGCTCGCGGCTCACGGTGTCGGGACGGGCGGGTGGACGCGGTCCAGGAAGTCCCGCACCAGGGCGACGACCTCGTCGAGGTTGGTCTCCAACGCCCAATGCCCGCCGTCGAGGAGGTGCACCTCGGCGTCCGGAAGGTCGCGGAGGTAGGCCCGTGCGGCGCCCGCCGGCATGTAGCCGTCGTGCGGACCCCACACGATCAGCGTCGGCGGTCGGTGCTCACGCAGGTAGGCCTGCTGGCGGTCGAACCAGTCGAGGGTGCTGCCCTGGTCGGCGAGCAGGTGGACCAGGTTCCGCCGCCGCTCCGGGGTGCCGAGCTGCGACCAGGACAACGTCCACAGGTCGGGGCAGACCCGGTCGACCAGCCGTTCGGGTACCTCGCCGACGAACTCGTCGCGGAAGCCCTCCGCGCTGACCGCGGCGTCGATCTTGGCCCGGCCCTCGGCGGTCGGGTTGGCCCAGTACTCCTTGAGCGGCCGGTACTTCGGGCCGTGCTGGTCTTCGTAGATGTCGCCGTTCTGGATGATGAGCGCGACGACCCGCCCGGGTGCGTGCATGGCGAGCCGGAGCCCGAACTGCGAGCCGTAGTCGTGCAGGTAGATGGCGTACCGGGTCAGGTCG
This is a stretch of genomic DNA from Saccharothrix ecbatanensis. It encodes these proteins:
- a CDS encoding sigma-70 family RNA polymerase sigma factor — encoded protein: MKDSHTTLLRALHDEHAPALWRYVRRLTGDDELSRDVVQETLLRAWRNPKVLEQGVTGARAWLYTVARNVVIDERRSARARWEIGSERLPERAWSDPSELALDAWLVADVLTQLTPEHRTVIVRSYYMGQSVAELAAALDLPEGTVKSRLHYGLRALRLALEEKGVTGR
- a CDS encoding enoyl-CoA hydratase-related protein produces the protein MDYSTLLVEEEAGITTVTVSRPSARNALSVRVLAELDHFLSGVLVGGARPGGRAPAGIMLTGAPGPAFIAGADIREMAAMTPAEGERFGRLGQRVTLLLEEVPCPVVACVDGYALGGGCEMVLACDFAYATRRSVFGQPEVLLGLVPGFGGCVRLQRLVGPAVARELIYTGRHVDALEAQRLGLVNAVFDGRDEMLTAAREVLGRIAGNSATAVSLAKAAVNGAGGRTVEAGLAVELDAFREAFTADDMREGTGAFLAKRAPAFPSRTLSGATREPLFHD
- a CDS encoding amino acid adenylation domain-containing protein, which translates into the protein MTEPNPLSGLPPDDRPLFRRFGHGPSVTPPFQRIHHAFEVHAARSPGARAVEHEGNCVTYGELDHRANVVAAALVDAGVRPGDHVGLFLTRSIPMVVGMLAVLKAGAAYVPQDVRITPRHHLDHVMRTADIDVVITTKEHSSAVTAATVLVLDTLPDREAPAPRPAANGETAVVIFTSGTTGVPNGVLVTHGNLCNVLLTEPGSLGIRPGDRVAQLLNIAFDMAVWEVFGALTHGATCVIRGQDPARTAETATVLIATPSVLSTVDPDGCPDVRVVAVAGERCPQPLADAWSARAAFHNACGPTEVAIVNTVQRYDSAAGGLTIGRPVPNTSVYVLDENLRPCRIGEVGEMWAGGACVTAGYLGNDVLTAQRYRPDPFRGGDHLMFRTRDLGRWTPDGELEHHGRTDDQVKVRGFRVELDGITSALETAPGCVRATAVLHDGELVGFVSPATVSPCDAKDAVARRLPYYCVPSRVLAVDDLPVTERGKVDRAALASLVPVA
- a CDS encoding alpha/beta fold hydrolase, with translation MTSSNIPAPVAHRMMTVDGTDIFYREAGPPDAPVVLLPHGYPCSSFQYRNLMAALGDRWRLIAPDYPGFGYSGTPDRTRFAYTFDAYAEFLQRFTAAADLTRYAIYLHDYGSQFGLRLAMHAPGRVVALIIQNGDIYEDQHGPKYRPLKEYWANPTAEGRAKIDAAVSAEGFRDEFVGEVPERLVDRVCPDLWTLSWSQLGTPERRRNLVHLLADQGSTLDWFDRQQAYLREHRPPTLIVWGPHDGYMPAGAARAYLRDLPDAEVHLLDGGHWALETNLDEVVALVRDFLDRVHPPVPTP